A stretch of DNA from Rhizobium sp. EC-SD404:
CACGCTTGGTCAGATCATTCCGCCCTCGACCGTGCTGATCTTCATGGGCGACATGCTGTCCGGCATCAACGCCCAGGTTCAGATGGCAAAGGGCAACTTTGCCCCTGCGCCCGTTTCTGTCGGCGATCTCTTCGCCGGCGCCATCATCCCAGGCTTCCTGCTCGTCGGTCTCTATCTGCTGTGGATGGTCTTCAAGGCCATCACCGCGCCTGAAAGCTGCCCGGCGACGCCGGTGCCGGCCGACCAGAAGAAAGACCTCTGGAAGGAAGTCGTCACTGCGCTCGTGCCACCGCTCATGCTGATCATCGCCGTGCTCGGCTCGATCCTCGGCGGCATCGCTACGCCGACGGAAGCGGCCTCGGTTGGCGCCATCGGCGCAACGATCCTCGCCGCGCTGCGCTGGCGCCTGTCGTTCCAGGTGTTGCGCCAAGTCACGATCTCGACCGCCACCATCACCTCGATGGTGTTCATCATCCTGCTCGGCGCATCGGTATTCTCGATCGTCTTCCGCCTCATGGGCGGCGACAATCTGGTCCACGATATCCTGACCGCCCTGCCCGGTGGCGTCTATGGCGCGCTCATCGTCGTCATGCTGATGATGTTCGTCCTCGGCTTCATCCTGGACACGTTCGAGATCATCTTCATCATCGTGCCGATCACGGCGCCGGTGCTGCTCAATCTCGGTGTGGACCCCGTCTGGCTCGGCGTCCTGATCGGCGTCAACTTGCAGACCAGCTTCCTGACGCCACCCTTCGGCTTCGCGCTCTTCTATCTGCGCGGCGTGGCCCCCAACCGGGTCACCACGGGCATGATCTATCGCGGCGTCATCCCGTTCGTCGGGCTGCAGGTCGTGGCGATCGCGCTGCTGTTCATCTTCCCGGAACTGGCCACCTGGCTGCCGCGCTGGATCTACAGCTGATCCCGAAGCGGGCGTCTTTCGGTAGAACAAAAAAGCCCGGAGCAGAACGCTCCGGGCTTTTTTCGTTTTGATCAGATCAGCGAGAGAACGCTCAGATCTGGAAGTACTTCTCGCGTGCCTGAATGAAGAGCGAGTCGGTGCCCTGCGTCTTCTGGCGAACGATGTTCAGCGCCGAGATGAAGCTTTCGGCAGTCTTCTTCGTCAATTCGTCGCTCGAATCGCGCAGACCCGTAAGGATCTCGGTCGCCGCCTGTGCGCCGGCTTCCAGGATTTCATCCGGGAACTGACGGATCTGGACGCCGTGGTCGTTGACCAGCGTCTGAAGGGCGCGCGGGTCGTTGGCGGCGAAGTCGGCCGCAACCGCATCGTACTCGGCCTGGCAGCAATCACGGATGATCGCCTGCAGGTCTGCCGACAGTGCGGTGTACTTTGCCTTGTCGACGACGAGCTCGGTTGCCAGGCCCGGCTCGATGAAGCTCGGGAAGTAGTAGTTCTTGGCGATCTGGTAGAAGCCGAGCGCGAGGTCGTTGTAGGGACCGACGAATTCGGCCGCGTCGAGCGTGCCAGACTGCAGCGCCTGGAAAATCTCGCCCGCTGCCATATTGGTGACGGAAGCGCCGAGACGTTCCCAGACCTGGCCACCGAGGCCCGGCGTGCGGAAACGAAGGCCCTGCACGTCGGCGACGCCCGTCAGCTCGTTGCGGAACCAGCCGCCTGCCTGTGTACCAGTATCGCCCGACAGGAAGCCCTGAACGCCGTACTGGTCGTAGATTTCGTCCCAGATTTCCTGACCGCCGAGATAGCGAACCCAGCCGGTCAGTTCACGCGAGGTCATGCCGAAAGGCACGCCGGTAAAGAAGTTCAGAGCCTGGCTCTTGTTCTGCCAATAATAGGCGGCGCCGTGGCTCATCTCGGCCGAACCGTCGATGACAGCGTCGAGCGCCTGCAGCGGCGGTACAAGTTCGCCGGCGGAATAGAGCTGGATGGTCAGACGGCCGCCCGAGGCGGCAGTGATGCGGTCGGCCAGGCGCTGGGCACCAACGCCGAGACCGGGAAAGTTCTTCGGCCACGTCGTGACCATGCGCCAGGTCTGATTTTCCTGCGCGATAGCCGGCGCTGCAAGAACCGAGCTTGCAGCGACGCCGACGCCGGCAAATCCAGCTTTCGTGATGAATGAACGGCGATCCATTGGGTTTTCCTCCACTGTCTATACCCGAACAGGTCGTCGGGCGACGTGAAGTAAACCTTCTGGATTCCGCCCTACGCTGTCGGTCCACATCGCACAGCAGGGCGGGATAGTCTAGCAGAGCGACCACGAAGACCGTTCTCAATAGAGCTAGAGGTA
This window harbors:
- a CDS encoding TRAP transporter large permease subunit yields the protein MDPVLIGEILAGLMFFGIIGVLMLGFPVAFTLAGVSLLFGLVGMFFGVFDPSNFGSLANRYVGFMTNEVLVAVPLFIFMGVMLERSGIAEQLLLTMGKLFGNLRGGLGISVILVGALLAASTGVVGATVVTMGLISLPAMLRAGYDPKLASGVICASGTLGQIIPPSTVLIFMGDMLSGINAQVQMAKGNFAPAPVSVGDLFAGAIIPGFLLVGLYLLWMVFKAITAPESCPATPVPADQKKDLWKEVVTALVPPLMLIIAVLGSILGGIATPTEAASVGAIGATILAALRWRLSFQVLRQVTISTATITSMVFIILLGASVFSIVFRLMGGDNLVHDILTALPGGVYGALIVVMLMMFVLGFILDTFEIIFIIVPITAPVLLNLGVDPVWLGVLIGVNLQTSFLTPPFGFALFYLRGVAPNRVTTGMIYRGVIPFVGLQVVAIALLFIFPELATWLPRWIYS
- a CDS encoding TRAP transporter substrate-binding protein; amino-acid sequence: MDRRSFITKAGFAGVGVAASSVLAAPAIAQENQTWRMVTTWPKNFPGLGVGAQRLADRITAASGGRLTIQLYSAGELVPPLQALDAVIDGSAEMSHGAAYYWQNKSQALNFFTGVPFGMTSRELTGWVRYLGGQEIWDEIYDQYGVQGFLSGDTGTQAGGWFRNELTGVADVQGLRFRTPGLGGQVWERLGASVTNMAAGEIFQALQSGTLDAAEFVGPYNDLALGFYQIAKNYYFPSFIEPGLATELVVDKAKYTALSADLQAIIRDCCQAEYDAVAADFAANDPRALQTLVNDHGVQIRQFPDEILEAGAQAATEILTGLRDSSDELTKKTAESFISALNIVRQKTQGTDSLFIQAREKYFQI